Genomic segment of Myxococcus stipitatus:
CCACGTGGCTGGTGACGCTGGTGGTGCCGCTGTGGGCCTCGCCCGGCGTGGTGGCGTGGACCCATCGCATGGCCGTGCAGCTAGGCTTCCCCGGGGACGAGCCCTGGGGCTTCTCCACCTTCGCGTCGCTCACGCTCAACACCCTCGCCTTCGTGGGCGTGTCCCTGGCCACGCGGCAGTCGGCGCCGGAGCGCGAAGCAGCACGCGCCTGTACACGCGAGGCTCCCGGACTTGTCTCCGGAGGCGTGGAGGCGAGCTCTCCTCGTGAATTCCGCGAGCGACTGGCGCCGCTCCTCGGGGAGGAGGCCGCGTCAGCCGAAGTGGACCGCGCCCTGGAGTCCCTGGGCATGTCCGCCGACGAGCGGAGGCCCTCCGAGCTGCGCCGCCTGCGCGATGGCGTGGAGCGCAACCTGTCCGGCCTCCTGGGCCCGGTGCTCGCGAGGATGACCGTCGAAGAGGCGCTGCGGCTGGGCCCGGGAACTCGCACGGCGCTGGCCGAACAGCTGCGCTTCGTGGAGGAGCGGCTGCGCGACGCGCGCGGCATGCAGGGCCCCGAGCACGCGGTGGAGGCCGTGCGGCGCTACCTGCGGCGCATCCTGGAGGACCTGCCCCTCGGTGTCTGCGCGGTGGGGCCCGATGGAGAGGTGGTCATCTGGAACGCCGCGCTCGAGCGGCTCTCCGGCGTGGAAGAACACGCCGCGCGAGGCCATGCCCTGGCCGCCCTGCCCGCCCCCTGGGGCCCGCTCCTGTCTGGCTTCGCCACCGGAGCCGCGCCGGACACCGAGTCACGCGTCCACGTCTCCAGCAACGAGCGCACGCTGCGACTGCACCGCTCCCGGCTGACTCCAGCGGAGGAAGGCGGCGGTGCCTCCGAGGGCATGGCCCTGCTCGTGGAGGACCTCACGGAGCGCAAGGCGGTGGACGCGCGCCTCGCGCACCAGGACCGGCTCGCCTCGCTGGGGCGCGTGGCCGCGGGTGTGGCACATGAGATTGGCAATCCGCTGACAGCCATCGCCAGCCTCACGCAGAACCTCAAGTACGAGCTGGATGACGCCGCCGCCGTGACGGAGCGCACCGGCCTCATCCTCCAGCAGTGCCGCCGCATCAACGCCATCGTCCGCGCGCTGGTGGGCTTCAGCCATGCGGGCACGGTGGGCGGAGAAGCCCGCCCGTTCACCCGCGTGGAGGTCGCGCCCTTGTTGACGGAAGCCCTGCAACTGGCGCGGCTCGCTCGAGCGGAGACACGGTCGCGCGGCGTGCGGTTCGAGCACCGCTGTCCCGAGGGGCTCACCGTCCAGGGAGACTCGCAGCGCCTGGAGCAGGTGCTCGTCAACCTGCTGACCAACGCGGTGGACGCCTCGCCCGAGGGCGCACGCGTGGAGCTGGAGGCCGAGGCCGTGGAGGGACAGGTCCTCGTGCGGGTGCTGGACCGGGGGCACGGCATTCCCTCGGAGCTGGCGCAGCGGGTCTTCGAGCCCTTCTTCACCACGAAGCAGCCGGGCGAAGGAACGGGCCTGGGACTGGCCCTGGTCGCGGGCATCGTCCGCGAGCACGGCGGCACCGTCCAGGTGGACAGCCGACCCGGTGGAGGGACTAGCGTGACCGTGAGTCTGCCCGATGCGCGCGGCACCGACGCCAGCACGCGCCACACGAGCCCGGGGGCCGCCGCATGAGTCGCATCCTGGTCATCGAGGACGAGCCCATCATCCGCACGGAGCTGCGCCGGCTGCTCGTGCGCGCGGGACATGACGTGTCCGAAGCAGGCGCCGTGCAGGAGGCCGCGAGTGACCACGCGCTCGACTCCTTCGACCTCGTGCTCTCGGACCTGCGGCTGCCGGGCGCTCCGGGAACGGACGTCATCGCACTGTGTCCGGGCGTCCCGGTGCTCATCATGACCAGCTACGCCACGGTGAAGTCCGCCGTGGACGCGATGAAGCTGGGTGCCGTGGACTACATCGCCAAGCCGTTCGACCACGACGAGCTGCTGCTCCAGGTCGAGCGGGTGCTGCGCGAAGGAAAGCTCACCCGGCAGAACGCGGCGCTGAAGCGCGAGGTCGAGCAGTCGTATTCGGTGAGCGGCATGGTGGGCGGCTGCGCGGCGATGCGCGACGTGTTCGAGCGGCTGCGCAAGGTGGCCCCCTCCCCCGCCACCGTGCTGGTGCTGGGCGAGTCCGGCACGGGCAAGGAGCTGGTGGCGCGGGCGCTTCATGCCCAGAGCCCTCGCGCGGACGGGCCGCTCGTCTCGGTGAACTGCGCGGCGATTCCCGAGGGCCTCCTCGAGAGCGAGCTGTTCGGCCACGAGAAGGGCGCCTTCACCGGCGCGCTCACCGCCCACGCGGGGCTGGTGGAGGCCGCGCACGGAGGCACGCTGTTCCTCGACGAAGTGGGCGAGCTGCCCGCGCCCGCGCAGGCCCGCCTGCTGCGCATGCTCCAGGACGGAGAGGTGCGGCGCGTGGGCTCCACGCGTCCTCGCAAGGTGGACGTGCGCATCGTCGCCGCCACGCACCGAGACCTGCCGCGTCGCGTGCAGGAAGGCGCCTTCCGCCAGGACCTCTACTTCCGGCTGCGCGTGGTGGAAATCCGCCTGCCGCCCCTGCGCGAGCGCGGCGAGGACCTGCCCGTCCTGGCCCGCCACCTGCTGGAGAAGGCCTGCCGGAAGGTCGGCCGCGCGCCCATGACGCTGTCGCCCGAGACACTCGCCGCGCTGTCCACCCACCCCTGGCCCGGCAACGTGCGCGAGCTGGAGAACGCCCTGGAGCGCGCCGTCATCCTCGCCGACGGCCCCCTCGTCACCCCGGACCTGCTCGCGCTGGAGCTCCCCGCGCGGGACGCCGCGGAGGAGGCACTCGAGCCCGCCGAGCCCGAGGCGGATGAGCCCGGCGGCGGCTCCATGGAGGACTACTTCCGGCGCTTCGTCCTGGAGCACCAGGAGCACATGGGCGAGACGGAGCTCGCCAGGCGTCTGGGCATCAGCCGCAAGGCGCTGTGGGAGCGGCGACAGAAGATGGGCCTGCCGCGCACACGCGCGTGAGTGACGCACCGCACGAAGCGTTACCCGGGTAACGCCCACGTCACCTTCGGTAACACCCTGACGCGGCGAGCCAACCTGCAAGGTCTTGAAACTTCGTGTGACCCGGTCTGGCCGGAGTGTTGCTCTGGGCGGGGGAATGCCCCACACCTCCTCGCGCCTGTTGTTGCCCTGGCTCGTGCTCGCGGTGGCCCTGTCGCCGGTCGGCGCGGCGGTCGCCGGGAAGATAACGCTCACCGATGAGGCGTACCTCAACGTCAACCTCCTGATGCAGCCCCAGGTGCAGCTCGTCAAGGACGGCGCCCCCGTGGGTCACGTGGGCACGGACTTCTTCCTGCGACGCGTGCGGCTGCTCGTCTTCGGCGCGGTGACGAAGCGGCTGTCCTTCTTCATGGAGACGGACCAGCCCAACTTCGGCAAGGACGGGAGATACGACGTCGACTTCTTCGTGCAGGACGCGTTCGTCTCCTACGAGCTCCTGGACAAGGTCTGGGTGGACGCGGGCTTCCTCATCGCCCCGCTGTCGCGGCACAACCTCCAGGGCGCCATCGCGCTCGACACCGTCGACTTCCACTCCAACGTCATCCGCTTCACGCCGGGCGTCGGGAAGGTCTGGCGCGACATGGGCGTGCAGCTGCGAGGCTTCGCGGGCCCCGTCGGCTTCCGCGCCGCCATCCTCAATGGCGTCAGGGGCAGCGTCCAGCCCGACGGGCGGGTCATCAACCCCGATGACTGGCCGCGAGGCGTGGCGATGGCGCGGATGAACTTCCTCACGCGGGAGGAGGACCTCTTCTTCCAGGGCATCTACTTCGCGGAGCAGCCGCACCTGTCCGTGGGCGCGGGCGTGGACTATCAGCCCGATGCCATCGCCACCGCGAGCGGGGTGCACGACTCGCTGGCCCTGTCCGCGGACGTCTTCGCGGACGTGCCGTTCAGCGCCACCCTGGAGCTCGTCTTCCAGGCGGCCGTGTACCACTACCGTCAGGGGTTCGATAACCCCAACAGCGGCACGGGCTTCCTGGCGGAGCTGGGCTTTCGCATCGGCGTCGTGGAGCCCGTCGTGTCCGCGACGTACTTCCGCTCGCGCGTCGACGCCCAGGACGCGCTCGCGCTCCGGCCCGGCATCAACCTCTGGTTCAAGAAGCACACGTTCAACCTCAAGACAGAGGTCGCCCTGTCACGCACCGGAGACATCTCCGAAGCGGAGACCGGCATCGCCGGCACCGCGCAACTGCAGTTCTTCTACTGAAGTCCACCGAGGTCACCCCCGATGACTGTCGCGAAGGATTCGTTCGTTGCGCCCAAGGAGCACTTCTCCCGCGCCTCCCATGTCCGGAGTCTGGAGGACTACCAGCGCCTCTATCGTCAGAGCCTGGAGGCCCCCGAGGCCTTCTGGGGCGTGCAGGCCCAGCGCCTCACCTGGTTCCATCCCCCGGACACGGTGCGGGAGATGAACGCCGAGCAGGTGGACTTCTCCTGGTACAGCGGCGGCAAGCTCAACGTCGCCTACAACTGCGTGGACCGCCACGCCCGCGAGCGCCCCGGCAAGACAGCCCTCCTCTGGGCGAAGAACGAGCCGGGCGAGTACCAGGCCATCACCTTCCGAGAGCTCCAGCACCACGTCGGCCGCGTCGCCAACGTGCTCAAGGCACACGGGGTCCGCAAGGGCGACCGCGTCTGCATCTATCTGCCCATGGTTCCGGAGCTCGCGTACACGATGCTCGCGTGCGCGCGCATCGGCGCGGTGCACTCGGTGGTGTTCGCGGGCTTCTCCGCGGAGTCGCTGCGCGAGCGCATCCTCGACTCGGGCGCGAAGGTGCTCGTCACGGCCAACGAGGGGCCCCGGGGCCCCAAGAGCGTGCCCACCAAGGCCATCGCCGACGAGGCCGTGGAGGGGCTCACGCAGGTGACGTCCGTCCTGGTGGTCCAGCGCACCTCGCGCGAGGTCCCCATGGTGGAGGGCCGCGACTTCTGGCTGAACGCGGAGATGGCGCGCCACCGCGGCGTCTGCCCCGCCGAGTGGATGGACGCGGAGGACCCGCTCTTCATCCTCTACACCTCCGGCTCCACCGGGAAGCCCAAGGGGGTGCTGCACACCACGGGCGGCTACCTGGTCTACGCGGCGACGACGCACCACTACGTCTTCGACGTGCGCCCGGACGACATCCACTTCTGCACCGCGGACCTGGGCTGGGTGACGGGCCACAGCTACCTGCTCTACGGCCCCCTCGCCAACGGCACCACCACCGTCCTCTTCGAGTCCACGCCCTCGTATCCCGACGCGGGCCGGCTCTGGCAGGTGGTGGACGACGTGAAGGCCACCGTCCTCTACACCGCGCCCACCGCGCTGCGCGCGCTCATCAAGGAGGGCGACGCGTGGGTGAAGAGGTCCTCGCGCAAGTCGCTGCGCCTGTTGGGCAGCGTGGGGGAGCCCATCAACCCGGAGGTGTGGCGCTGGTACCACGACGTGGTGGGCGAGGGCCGCTGCCCCGTCGTCGACACGTGGTGGCAGACGGAGACGGGCGGCATCCTCATCTCGCCGCTGCCCGGGGCCACGCCGTGCAAGCCCGGCTCCGCCACCCTGCCCTTCTTCGGCGTGGAGCCCGTGCTGCTGGACGACGAGGGCCGGGTGATTGAAGGCAACGGCGTCAGCGGCAACCTGTGCCTGGCGCGCTCGTGGCCGGGCCAGGCGCGCACGCTGTACGGCCATCACCAGCGCTTCGTGGAGACGTACTACTCGCGCTTCCCACACCTGTACTTCACCGGCGACGGCTGCCGCCGCGACGAGGATGGCTACTATTGGATTACCGGCCGCGTCGACGACGTCCTCAACGTGTCCGGCCACCGGCTGGGCACCGCGGAGGTGGAGAGCGCGCTGGTCGCCCACGAAGCCGTGGCCGAGGCCGCCGTGGTGGGCTTCCCCCACGACATCAAGGGCACGGGCGTGTGCGCCTTCGTCACCGTGAAGCCGGACTGGGTGGAGACCTCCACCGAGCAGATGGTGGGCGCGCTCAAGGAGCAGGTGCGCCACGTCATCGGCCCCATCGCCACGCCGGACCGGGTGGTGGTGGTCAACGGCCTGCCCAAGACGCGCTCCGGCAAGATTTTGCGCCGCATGCTGCGCAAGATTGCCTCCGGCGAGACGGAGAACCTGGGCGACGCCACCACCCTGGCCGACCCCGCCGTGCTCGACGAGCTGCTCACGAAGTCGCTTCCCACCCGCGCGAAGTCCTGAACCTCCCCCCGAGACCCGACATGTCCGAGCCCTCTCGAAACGATGCCCTGGAAGCACTCGCCTCGTCGCGCTGGCGGGTGGCCGCCGCGCTCACGGTGGCCACGCTGGTCGCCTACTTCGGCTTCATCCTGCTCGTCGCCTTCAACAAGCCGCTGATGGGCCAGCAGCTCATCCCCGGCCTGTCGGTGGGCATCGTCCTGGGGGCGCTGGTCATCGTCACCGCCTGGGCGCTGACGGGCATCTACATGCTCTGGGCCAACGGCAGGTACGACCGGGCCCTGAACCCACTGCGTCGCTGAAAGGAGGTCCTCATGAACCCCACATCCACAGCGGGCTCGCAGCTGGGCCAGCCCAACGCCACGGCCATCCTCTTCTTCCTGCTCTTCGTCGGCGTCACGCTGGCCATCACGTACTGGGCGGCGCGCAAGACGAAGACGACGTCGGAGTTCTTCGCCGCGGGCGGCGGAGTGAGCGCCCTGCAGAACGGCTTCGCGCTGGCGGGCGACTACATGAGCGCCGCCAGCTTCCTGGGCATCGCGGGCCTGGTGGCGCTCTCCGGCTTCGACGGACTCATCTACTCGGTGGGCTGGCTGGTGGGCTGGCCCGTGGTGACGTTCCTCATCGCGGAGCCCCTGCGCAACCTGGGCAAGTACACCTTCGCGGACGTGGTGGCGTACCGGCTCAAGCAGACGCCGGTGCGCCTGTCCGCGGCGCTGGGCACGCTCACCGTGGTGAGCTTCTACCTGATTGCGCAGATGGTGGGCGCCGGCAACCTCATCCACCTGCTCTTCGGGCTCTCCTACGAGGTCGCCGTCGTCATCGTCGGCGTGGTGATGATTCTCTACGTGCTGTTCGGCGGGATGATTGCCACCACGTGGGTGCAGATCGTGAAAGCGGTGCTGCTGCTCGCGGGCGCCTCCGCGCTGGCGGGCGCGGTGCTCTACCGCTTCGGCTTCAGCCCGGTGGCGCTCTTCAAGGAAGCCTCACAACAGTACGGCGCGCAGGTGCTGGCGCCGGGCACGCTGGTGAGCAACCCGCTGGAGACGGTGTCCCTGGGCCTGGCGCTGATGTTCGGCACCGCGGGCCTGCCGCACATCCTGATGCGCTTCTACACGGTGCCGGACGCGAAGGCGGCGCGCAGCAGCGTGTTCTACGCCACGGGCCTCATCGGCTACTTCTACCTCGTCACGTTCATCCTGGGCTTCGGCGCGGCGGTGCTCGTCGGACGCCAGGCCATCACCGGCGTGGACAAGGGCGGCAACATGGCGGCGCCCATGCTGGCGGAGGTGGTGGGCGGCACGGGCTTCCTGGGCTTCATCTCCGCGGTGGCCTTCGCCACCATCCTCGCGGTGGTGGCCGGCCTGACGCTGTCCGGCGCGGCGGCGCTGTCCCACGACTTGTGGTCCAGCGTGGTGCGCAAGGGCCAGGCGCCCGAGCACGAGCAGCTCAAGGTGGCGCGGCTGGCCAGCCTCTTCCTGGGCGTGCTCGCGGTGGTGCTGGGCGTGGTCTTCAAGGGGCAGAACGTGGCCTTCATGGTGGGGCTCGCGTTCGCCATCGCCGCGAGCGCCAACTTCCCCGCGCTGCTGCTGTCCATGGCCTGGAGGCGCTTCACCACGCAGGGCGCGGTGGCCAGCATGCTGACGGGCTCCTTCAGCGCGGTGCTGCTCATCTTCCTGTCGCCCACCGTTCAAATCGACCTGCTGAAGAACACGACCGCGCTGTTCCCCCTGAAGAACCCAGGCATCATCACCATGCCCCTGGCCTTCTTCGTGGGCATCGCCGTGTCCCTGCTGTTCCCGGAGAAGGAGTCGAGTGAGCGCTTCGCCGAGGTGAAGCACCGCATGCACGTGGGCGCGGGCAAGGCGGCCGCGGCTCCCGTGACGCCAGTGCCCTCGGTCAGTCCCGGCGCGGCGCCTCGGCCCACGGCCACCAAGGCGTGACGCGCCACCAGGACAGTCCTCCTCCGTCATGCTCCTGGGGAGGAGGACGGGGGTGGGGCCCGGGCCACCAAGGGGTCTGGGTCCCGCCCCTCCTTCTACGTGTCGCCGCCGTCCAGCTTCTCCCGCAGGCGCATGCGCGCGCGGTGCAGGCGGCTCTTGTGCGCGCGCACGTCGATGCCTGACTTGCTCGCGGCCTCCTCGGCGGACAGGCCCTCCACGTCGCGGAGCAGCAGCGCCTCCCGGTCCGTCGCGGACAGCGAGGCCAGCGCGTCCCGAATCTCCGCGCCCAGCTTCCGCGCGTGGGCGGCCTCATCCGGGGGCCGCTCGCCGGACGGCACCACGCGCGCGGCCTCTTCATCCAGCGACACGGCGACGCCCCCTCGGGCCTCGCGCCGCCGCTCCCGCGAGCAGTGGGAGCGCGCCACCTGGTAGAGCCACGTCGACAGCCGCGCCTGCTCCCGGAACGCATGCAGGCCACGGAAGGCCGTCATCAGCGTCTCCTGGAGCACGTCGCGCGCCACCTCCTCGGAGCCGCACAGGCGCACCCCGAAGCGGTACACCGGCGACGCATACCGGGCGAGCAGGGCCTCCAGCGCCTCGCGGTCTCCCTTGCGTGCCGCCGCGACGAGCGCCGCGTCGCTCCGTCCTCCCCTTGCCGCCCTGTCTGTCGCATCCACGTGCCTGCTCCCTTTCTCCCTGGGTGAAAGCGCCGGGGCGCTATTCGCGCGGTCCGTCTGGGGACCTCCTCTTCCCTCAACATCCGCACGGGCCGCTGAATCCTTTTCCCGCCGAGGCGACTCTCACCGCAAATCGGTGACGTGTCACCCGGGACTTCCCCCTCGACACTCTTTCCCCTCTTCGTGATGCCCGACCCGCTTCACGGCTTCTCCACCTTCGTCAGGTCTCATCACCCATGAACTCGTTCCTGCTCCCCCTCCTGGGGGGCGTCCTGCTGGGCGCAGGCGCCTCTCTGTTGCTCTTGTTCAACGGTCGCATCGCCGGCATCAGCGGAATCACCGCGGGCCTGCTGACGCCCGCCAGGGCGGACACCGCGTGGCGCGCCGCGTTCGTCGGTGGCCTCGCCGTGGGCGGCGTCGTGCTGGCGCTCGTCCGGCCGGAGTCCTTCGGCCCGCCCGTCCTGTCCGGCATGGGCGCCACGCTCGCCGCGGGACTGCTCGTGGGCTTCGGCACCCGGCTGGGCAACGGCTGCACCAGCGGCCACGGGGTCTGCGGTCTCGCGCGAGGCGCCAGGCGCTCGCTGGTCGCCACGCTCACGTTCATGGCCGCTGGCGCGCTCACGGTCTTCGTCACGCGGCATGTGCTGGGAGGTGTCTCGTGAAGGCGGCGGTGATGGCGGGACTGGCGGGACTGCTCTTCGCGCTGGGCCTGGGCATGGGCGGCATGACGAACCCCGCGAAGGTGGTGGGTTTCCTCGATGTCGCCGGGGCGTGGGACCCCAGCCTCGCCTTCGTCATGGCGGGCGCGCTGGGCACCTATGGGCTCCTGCGCAAGCTCATCGTGCGCCGCGCGAGGCCCGTGCTCGCGAAGGACTTCCCGCCCGCGCCCTCGGCGGTGGTGGACGGGCGCCTGGTCGGTGGCGCGGCGCTGTTTGGCATTGGCTGGGGCCTGTCCGGTTACTGCCCGGGGCCCGCGCTGGTGTCCGCGCCGGTGGGAGGCGCCACTGTGTTGCTTTTTGTCGGGGCGATGCTGGTGGGGATGGGTGTTTTTCGCGCCTGGGAAGTCCTTCGCGCCCCCCGGACCTCCAGCCAACCTGGTTGAGCGGGGCACTTCTGGACTAC
This window contains:
- a CDS encoding ATP-binding protein is translated as MTLELGSLVAASVVYLLLLFLVAYAAERGLISSRITQHPLVYALALGVYATSWSYFGSVGYAARHGFRYLGIYLGVTLACLLVPVLWRPLLRLTRELQLTSLADLLAFRYPGQATGTAVTLFMLAGSLPYLALQVRAVVESAKVLSPTASPTLVGVTFSAVLIVFSVLFGARHLTPRERHEGLMLAIAFESAVKVVALVAVSAWAVSSVFGGLDGLWTWLETHPEAVEQLRRPAREASWAPLLVLSCAAAFLTPRSYHVAFTEAPERDALSTATWAFPLLLLVMNLAVPVLLWSGEALHLPWPADFHMLAVPASRGATGLALVAFLGGVSASSAMVIVTTLALAPMCLTHLVLPLGYARGQPDLYGWLLWARRLLIALIILAGFGFYHLLDTRGLGLVDLGLVSFVAVAQFAPGVLGLLFWKRATRAGLLAGLGAGGTTWLVTLVVPLWASPGVVAWTHRMAVQLGFPGDEPWGFSTFASLTLNTLAFVGVSLATRQSAPEREAARACTREAPGLVSGGVEASSPREFRERLAPLLGEEAASAEVDRALESLGMSADERRPSELRRLRDGVERNLSGLLGPVLARMTVEEALRLGPGTRTALAEQLRFVEERLRDARGMQGPEHAVEAVRRYLRRILEDLPLGVCAVGPDGEVVIWNAALERLSGVEEHAARGHALAALPAPWGPLLSGFATGAAPDTESRVHVSSNERTLRLHRSRLTPAEEGGGASEGMALLVEDLTERKAVDARLAHQDRLASLGRVAAGVAHEIGNPLTAIASLTQNLKYELDDAAAVTERTGLILQQCRRINAIVRALVGFSHAGTVGGEARPFTRVEVAPLLTEALQLARLARAETRSRGVRFEHRCPEGLTVQGDSQRLEQVLVNLLTNAVDASPEGARVELEAEAVEGQVLVRVLDRGHGIPSELAQRVFEPFFTTKQPGEGTGLGLALVAGIVREHGGTVQVDSRPGGGTSVTVSLPDARGTDASTRHTSPGAAA
- a CDS encoding sigma-54 dependent transcriptional regulator gives rise to the protein MSRILVIEDEPIIRTELRRLLVRAGHDVSEAGAVQEAASDHALDSFDLVLSDLRLPGAPGTDVIALCPGVPVLIMTSYATVKSAVDAMKLGAVDYIAKPFDHDELLLQVERVLREGKLTRQNAALKREVEQSYSVSGMVGGCAAMRDVFERLRKVAPSPATVLVLGESGTGKELVARALHAQSPRADGPLVSVNCAAIPEGLLESELFGHEKGAFTGALTAHAGLVEAAHGGTLFLDEVGELPAPAQARLLRMLQDGEVRRVGSTRPRKVDVRIVAATHRDLPRRVQEGAFRQDLYFRLRVVEIRLPPLRERGEDLPVLARHLLEKACRKVGRAPMTLSPETLAALSTHPWPGNVRELENALERAVILADGPLVTPDLLALELPARDAAEEALEPAEPEADEPGGGSMEDYFRRFVLEHQEHMGETELARRLGISRKALWERRQKMGLPRTRA
- the acs gene encoding acetate--CoA ligase, with protein sequence MTVAKDSFVAPKEHFSRASHVRSLEDYQRLYRQSLEAPEAFWGVQAQRLTWFHPPDTVREMNAEQVDFSWYSGGKLNVAYNCVDRHARERPGKTALLWAKNEPGEYQAITFRELQHHVGRVANVLKAHGVRKGDRVCIYLPMVPELAYTMLACARIGAVHSVVFAGFSAESLRERILDSGAKVLVTANEGPRGPKSVPTKAIADEAVEGLTQVTSVLVVQRTSREVPMVEGRDFWLNAEMARHRGVCPAEWMDAEDPLFILYTSGSTGKPKGVLHTTGGYLVYAATTHHYVFDVRPDDIHFCTADLGWVTGHSYLLYGPLANGTTTVLFESTPSYPDAGRLWQVVDDVKATVLYTAPTALRALIKEGDAWVKRSSRKSLRLLGSVGEPINPEVWRWYHDVVGEGRCPVVDTWWQTETGGILISPLPGATPCKPGSATLPFFGVEPVLLDDEGRVIEGNGVSGNLCLARSWPGQARTLYGHHQRFVETYYSRFPHLYFTGDGCRRDEDGYYWITGRVDDVLNVSGHRLGTAEVESALVAHEAVAEAAVVGFPHDIKGTGVCAFVTVKPDWVETSTEQMVGALKEQVRHVIGPIATPDRVVVVNGLPKTRSGKILRRMLRKIASGETENLGDATTLADPAVLDELLTKSLPTRAKS
- a CDS encoding DUF485 domain-containing protein, with protein sequence MSEPSRNDALEALASSRWRVAAALTVATLVAYFGFILLVAFNKPLMGQQLIPGLSVGIVLGALVIVTAWALTGIYMLWANGRYDRALNPLRR
- a CDS encoding solute symporter family protein, encoding MNPTSTAGSQLGQPNATAILFFLLFVGVTLAITYWAARKTKTTSEFFAAGGGVSALQNGFALAGDYMSAASFLGIAGLVALSGFDGLIYSVGWLVGWPVVTFLIAEPLRNLGKYTFADVVAYRLKQTPVRLSAALGTLTVVSFYLIAQMVGAGNLIHLLFGLSYEVAVVIVGVVMILYVLFGGMIATTWVQIVKAVLLLAGASALAGAVLYRFGFSPVALFKEASQQYGAQVLAPGTLVSNPLETVSLGLALMFGTAGLPHILMRFYTVPDAKAARSSVFYATGLIGYFYLVTFILGFGAAVLVGRQAITGVDKGGNMAAPMLAEVVGGTGFLGFISAVAFATILAVVAGLTLSGAAALSHDLWSSVVRKGQAPEHEQLKVARLASLFLGVLAVVLGVVFKGQNVAFMVGLAFAIAASANFPALLLSMAWRRFTTQGAVASMLTGSFSAVLLIFLSPTVQIDLLKNTTALFPLKNPGIITMPLAFFVGIAVSLLFPEKESSERFAEVKHRMHVGAGKAAAAPVTPVPSVSPGAAPRPTATKA
- a CDS encoding RNA polymerase sigma factor, encoding MDATDRAARGGRSDAALVAAARKGDREALEALLARYASPVYRFGVRLCGSEEVARDVLQETLMTAFRGLHAFREQARLSTWLYQVARSHCSRERRREARGGVAVSLDEEAARVVPSGERPPDEAAHARKLGAEIRDALASLSATDREALLLRDVEGLSAEEAASKSGIDVRAHKSRLHRARMRLREKLDGGDT
- a CDS encoding YeeE/YedE family protein — encoded protein: MNSFLLPLLGGVLLGAGASLLLLFNGRIAGISGITAGLLTPARADTAWRAAFVGGLAVGGVVLALVRPESFGPPVLSGMGATLAAGLLVGFGTRLGNGCTSGHGVCGLARGARRSLVATLTFMAAGALTVFVTRHVLGGVS
- a CDS encoding DUF6691 family protein; amino-acid sequence: MKAAVMAGLAGLLFALGLGMGGMTNPAKVVGFLDVAGAWDPSLAFVMAGALGTYGLLRKLIVRRARPVLAKDFPPAPSAVVDGRLVGGAALFGIGWGLSGYCPGPALVSAPVGGATVLLFVGAMLVGMGVFRAWEVLRAPRTSSQPG